From the Verrucomicrobiota bacterium genome, one window contains:
- a CDS encoding M24 family metallopeptidase, with amino-acid sequence MRYDPIDPQLFVQNRRRLAALMSPRSLAVVHSNDILPTNADGTLPLKQSSDLFYLSGVDQEESILLLFPDADDPTQREILFLREPTPQVQLWEGRKLTREDARKATGIRNIQWLSAFPSLLHRLMCEAEGVYLNSNEHRRAVVEVQSRDARFIDECRRRHPLHQYLRLARLMHALRIEKSAAEMALLQRACDVTRAAVLRVLKFTRPGVMEFEVEAEFAHEFIRNRAGFAYNPIIATGANACALHYNDNSAPCRKGELLLLDVGACYANYNADMTRTIPVSGRFTPRQKKVYRAVLRVLRTAIDDLRPGRKIKEWQKNAEQHMEKELLDLGLITASDIRKQSPEQPAFKRYFMHGLGHPLGLDVHDVGFTTEPV; translated from the coding sequence ATGCGCTACGATCCAATCGACCCCCAGCTTTTCGTCCAAAACCGGCGGCGGCTGGCCGCCCTCATGTCCCCCCGAAGCCTCGCGGTGGTGCACTCCAACGACATCCTCCCCACCAACGCCGACGGCACCCTGCCCCTGAAACAGAGTTCCGACCTGTTCTACCTGTCCGGAGTCGATCAAGAGGAATCCATCCTCCTGCTCTTCCCCGACGCCGACGATCCCACGCAGCGTGAAATCCTCTTCTTGCGCGAACCGACCCCGCAGGTGCAACTCTGGGAAGGCCGTAAACTCACCCGGGAGGATGCCCGCAAGGCGACCGGCATCCGCAACATCCAGTGGCTTTCCGCCTTTCCCTCCCTCCTCCATCGCCTGATGTGCGAGGCCGAAGGCGTCTATCTCAACAGCAACGAGCACCGCCGCGCCGTCGTCGAAGTCCAATCCCGCGATGCCCGCTTCATCGACGAGTGCCGACGACGCCACCCCCTCCATCAATACCTGCGGCTCGCCCGTTTGATGCATGCCTTGCGCATCGAAAAATCCGCGGCCGAAATGGCTCTCTTGCAAAGAGCGTGCGATGTCACCCGTGCCGCCGTTCTTCGCGTGCTCAAGTTCACCCGCCCTGGCGTCATGGAATTTGAGGTGGAAGCGGAATTCGCCCACGAGTTCATTCGAAACCGGGCAGGCTTCGCCTACAACCCCATCATCGCCACGGGCGCCAACGCCTGCGCGCTGCACTACAACGACAATTCCGCCCCCTGCCGGAAAGGCGAATTGCTCCTGCTCGACGTCGGCGCGTGCTACGCGAATTACAACGCCGACATGACCCGCACCATCCCAGTCTCCGGCCGTTTCACCCCGCGCCAGAAAAAGGTCTATCGCGCTGTCCTCCGAGTGCTGCGCACCGCGATCGATGACCTGCGCCCCGGCCGAAAAATCAAGGAATGGCAAAAAAACGCTGAACAACACATGGAAAAGGAACTCCTCGACCTCGGCCTCATCACCGCCTCCGACATCCGTAAACAATCGCCCGAACAGCCGGCGTTCAAACGCTATTTCATGCACGGACTAGGCCATCCTCTGGGATTGGACGTCCATGACGTGGGGTTCACCACCGAACCCGT
- a CDS encoding Gfo/Idh/MocA family oxidoreductase, with protein sequence MKSDSFDFEDSTMKRRQFLGAAVGGAAALGSDLSGLAQGAVAPVARRIPIGFLGAVHSHGLPKLRLASKSPDWEVVGVAEQDAATRMACEKLGVPLLNQAEVIERSEVITVESAVPDHARHALLALKAGRHVHVEKPPAETLEEMREMIRLAQQARRVFQPGYMWRNNPAFQKIFEAARAGWLGSIYSIRAHMSNAASPGQRREWGQFKGGSMFELGVHMLDPIARLLGKPVKVTPFLRTDHPVQDAFRDNNVAVLEFERGVAVLLNNSLQSSRLPVRSFEVLGTGGSASIRPIEPPVLEIDLAQAAGPYQAGPQSVPLPRYERYVDDLAELARAVRGERPLGVTLEEESLVQEVILMACGMAT encoded by the coding sequence TTGAAATCCGATTCCTTTGATTTCGAGGATTCCACGATGAAGCGCCGTCAATTTCTTGGCGCTGCCGTCGGTGGAGCGGCCGCGCTTGGTTCCGACCTTTCGGGGCTTGCGCAAGGCGCTGTTGCGCCTGTTGCGAGACGCATTCCCATTGGGTTTCTCGGAGCCGTGCATAGTCACGGTTTGCCAAAACTCCGGCTGGCTTCAAAATCGCCTGACTGGGAGGTGGTGGGCGTGGCGGAGCAGGATGCGGCGACGCGGATGGCGTGCGAGAAGCTCGGCGTCCCGCTCCTGAACCAGGCGGAAGTGATCGAACGTTCGGAAGTCATCACGGTGGAGTCCGCGGTGCCCGATCATGCCCGGCACGCTTTGCTGGCCTTGAAGGCGGGCAGGCATGTGCATGTCGAGAAGCCTCCGGCGGAGACCTTGGAGGAGATGCGCGAGATGATTCGGCTCGCCCAGCAGGCCAGGCGGGTATTCCAGCCCGGCTATATGTGGCGGAACAATCCGGCCTTTCAAAAGATTTTTGAAGCGGCGCGCGCGGGCTGGCTGGGTTCCATTTATTCCATTCGAGCCCACATGAGCAACGCGGCCTCGCCGGGTCAGCGGCGGGAATGGGGCCAGTTCAAGGGCGGTTCGATGTTTGAGCTCGGTGTGCACATGCTGGATCCCATCGCGCGCCTCCTGGGGAAGCCCGTCAAGGTCACACCCTTCCTGCGGACGGATCACCCGGTTCAGGACGCGTTTCGCGACAACAATGTCGCGGTGCTTGAGTTTGAGCGAGGGGTGGCGGTCCTGTTGAACAACTCCTTGCAATCATCAAGATTACCCGTCCGATCTTTCGAGGTGCTGGGCACTGGGGGTTCGGCTTCGATCCGGCCCATCGAGCCGCCGGTGCTGGAAATCGACTTGGCGCAGGCTGCAGGCCCGTATCAGGCGGGGCCGCAATCGGTGCCCCTTCCGCGTTACGAGCGTTACGTCGATGACTTGGCGGAACTGGCCCGCGCCGTGCGGGGCGAGCGGCCTTTGGGCGTGACCCTTGAGGAGGAATCGCTCGTCCAGGAGGTCATCCTCATGGCGTGCGGGATGGCGACCTAG